From Streptosporangium album, the proteins below share one genomic window:
- a CDS encoding serine/threonine protein kinase yields MYLGHLPDEDTLRVIRVLAPRPEATPQAREQITNGLHAAKRVSGAHTAKLIDVGWFDDSPYIVREHVEGRSLRETVTTDGPLDGDALERLAIATLTALTAIHLAGLTHGALNPDTVILGPDGPRVCDIGLGITGPEPDYRAPEYLHTELNPGSPPIPGTGTGRPADLFSWAATLAYATTGQPPFDGQPAHVIEGPANLTGIPAELAPLLIACLDKWPAQRPDAKTAMLRLLGEESAIQITGESRESRTAGPETGPDSPGGTAPAAGTGDDAGARAGTVPGTGAPQPTAPPAWGAPALPVNAPPADAPPAPAAAPAGNRPKSSRFPLVLAACVGVFALLSGLGLWAAGNSAPLGDAQRAAANEKITDVLSAPAGQRQGGGEAPADGMTAPGGTTADPQTPDVRPIQLPTESPTESPTAPSPVSSVALPPITVPTYPATTAPEAKKPGDGTTPTSTAKPKSAPKNTGNPKSGRTSKPTSRPTSTRAPKADSGRKPSQAPAPASTRTAQPTKAAQPTRTAQPTKTAQPTKPVQPTNTAQPTKPAQPTAAPKPTQPTKTAQPTAAPKPVQPTNTAQPTKAAQPTAAPKPTKSTPPPSRPNPYSPQRVCGSGYYVQRSASFSGGTVYQLYNTSTGSNCVVTMKSTNVGTATSVFATLEVQGGGSKTDRGNYEYYAGPVYLSARGKCVRFTGGGSTGSTGADWANCG; encoded by the coding sequence GTGTACCTAGGTCACCTGCCCGACGAGGACACCCTCCGCGTCATCCGCGTACTCGCCCCCCGCCCTGAGGCCACCCCCCAGGCCCGCGAGCAGATCACCAACGGTCTACACGCCGCCAAACGCGTCTCCGGCGCCCACACCGCCAAACTCATCGACGTCGGCTGGTTCGACGACTCCCCCTACATCGTCCGCGAACACGTCGAAGGCCGCTCCCTGCGCGAGACGGTCACCACCGACGGCCCCCTGGACGGCGACGCCCTCGAACGCCTGGCCATCGCCACCCTCACCGCACTCACCGCCATCCACCTGGCCGGCCTCACCCACGGCGCCCTCAACCCCGACACCGTGATCCTCGGCCCCGACGGACCCCGCGTCTGCGACATCGGCCTGGGCATCACCGGCCCCGAACCCGACTACCGCGCCCCCGAATACCTGCACACCGAACTCAACCCCGGCAGCCCCCCCATCCCCGGCACCGGCACCGGCAGACCCGCCGACCTCTTCTCCTGGGCCGCCACCCTCGCCTACGCCACCACCGGACAACCCCCCTTCGACGGCCAACCCGCCCACGTCATCGAAGGCCCCGCCAACCTCACCGGAATCCCGGCAGAACTGGCCCCCCTCCTCATCGCCTGCCTCGACAAATGGCCGGCCCAACGCCCCGACGCCAAAACCGCCATGCTCCGCCTCCTCGGCGAAGAATCAGCAATCCAGATCACCGGGGAGAGCCGGGAGAGCCGTACGGCCGGTCCCGAGACGGGGCCGGACTCCCCGGGCGGAACCGCTCCGGCGGCCGGCACGGGAGACGACGCCGGAGCGCGGGCCGGAACCGTTCCGGGAACCGGAGCGCCACAGCCGACGGCACCGCCGGCCTGGGGAGCTCCGGCGCTGCCGGTGAACGCTCCCCCGGCGGACGCGCCCCCGGCTCCGGCAGCCGCACCGGCCGGGAACCGGCCGAAGAGCAGCCGTTTCCCCCTCGTGCTGGCCGCCTGCGTCGGTGTGTTCGCCCTCCTGTCCGGACTCGGGCTGTGGGCCGCCGGAAATTCCGCCCCCCTCGGCGACGCGCAACGGGCGGCGGCCAACGAGAAGATCACCGATGTCCTCTCAGCGCCGGCGGGGCAGCGACAGGGCGGCGGGGAGGCCCCGGCGGACGGGATGACCGCGCCCGGAGGCACCACAGCCGATCCTCAGACCCCGGATGTCAGGCCGATACAGCTGCCCACGGAGAGCCCCACGGAGAGCCCCACGGCCCCGTCGCCGGTCTCGTCCGTCGCCCTGCCGCCGATCACGGTGCCGACGTACCCGGCGACCACGGCACCGGAGGCCAAGAAGCCCGGCGACGGAACCACCCCCACATCGACCGCCAAGCCCAAGAGCGCGCCGAAGAACACGGGGAATCCCAAGTCCGGTCGGACGTCCAAGCCGACCTCCAGACCCACGTCGACGCGTGCGCCCAAGGCGGACTCGGGGCGGAAGCCCTCGCAGGCTCCCGCCCCGGCATCCACCAGAACGGCCCAGCCCACCAAGGCCGCGCAGCCCACCAGGACGGCCCAGCCGACCAAGACCGCGCAGCCCACGAAGCCGGTGCAGCCGACCAATACCGCACAACCCACGAAGCCCGCACAACCCACCGCCGCGCCGAAACCGACGCAGCCGACCAAGACCGCGCAACCCACCGCCGCGCCGAAACCGGTGCAGCCGACCAATACCGCACAACCGACGAAGGCGGCTCAACCCACCGCCGCGCCGAAACCGACGAAATCGACGCCCCCTCCCTCGCGTCCCAACCCCTACAGCCCGCAGCGGGTCTGCGGCTCGGGCTACTACGTGCAGCGGTCCGCCTCCTTCAGCGGCGGAACCGTCTACCAGCTCTACAACACCTCCACCGGCTCCAACTGCGTGGTCACCATGAAGAGCACCAACGTGGGCACCGCCACCTCGGTCTTCGCCACCCTCGAAGTCCAGGGCGGCGGCAGCAAGACCGACCGCGGCAACTACGAGTACTACGCCGGACCGGTCTACCTCTCCGCCAGGGGCAAATGCGTCCGCTTCACCGGCGGCGGCTCCACCGGCAGCACCGGCGCCGACTGGGCCAACTGCGGATGA
- the eccB gene encoding type VII secretion protein EccB: MQTRRDLYQAYKLMTQRLGMALLQGEPDLPESPMRRQNVAMFGGVLVAVLVAAVFGVLGLLRPGNATALTDPGTVIVEEETGATFVYSDPQKKMIPVANVTSARLLLGEQEVKVRTVTAASIAKYTRGALVGIQGAPESLPAHDRLVRTPWSVCVTEGVDTNGERRPYTSLIGGFGVGGNPIEQGTAMVVAEGGQAWLLWADRRMRVPAKGVRALTQGQPRQVPAAWLNGVPIGPDFQSPSIPGLGGRTRGPDGKWSAVGRVFTVPAVTGGPAKWYVLLADGLADLTPTQATLLLADPVIKKAYGQAEPLPKPLAPATANGMRQSGTRLDGSGLPTTMPKIIPPSPTSPLCAVYSDTERGSTRAALTVGSTAPLPQPPKGWFNQSTVDQVTLSPGSGALVGTLPGNGRTDSVTSLYLIGDQGRRHAILSANVLPSLGYSSEDIAPLPAQLVHLIPEGPALDPAAARNPVQANPSATAPQQR; encoded by the coding sequence ATGCAGACCCGCCGCGATCTTTACCAGGCGTACAAGCTGATGACTCAGCGTCTGGGCATGGCCCTGCTCCAGGGGGAGCCGGACCTGCCGGAGTCACCGATGCGCAGACAGAACGTGGCGATGTTCGGCGGCGTGCTCGTCGCGGTGCTGGTGGCCGCCGTCTTCGGCGTGCTGGGCCTGCTCCGTCCGGGCAATGCGACCGCGCTCACCGATCCGGGGACCGTGATCGTGGAGGAGGAGACGGGCGCGACCTTCGTCTACAGCGATCCGCAGAAGAAGATGATCCCCGTCGCCAACGTGACCTCCGCCAGGCTGCTGCTGGGCGAGCAGGAGGTGAAGGTGCGCACGGTCACCGCCGCCTCGATCGCGAAGTACACGCGCGGCGCGCTGGTGGGCATCCAGGGCGCCCCCGAGTCGCTGCCCGCCCACGACCGCCTGGTCCGCACCCCCTGGTCGGTGTGCGTCACCGAGGGCGTGGACACCAACGGCGAGCGCAGGCCGTACACCTCGCTGATCGGCGGGTTCGGCGTCGGCGGCAATCCGATCGAGCAGGGTACGGCCATGGTCGTCGCGGAAGGGGGCCAGGCCTGGCTGCTCTGGGCGGACCGGCGGATGCGCGTTCCCGCCAAGGGCGTGCGGGCGCTGACCCAGGGGCAGCCCCGCCAGGTCCCGGCCGCCTGGCTCAACGGGGTGCCCATCGGGCCTGACTTCCAGAGCCCGTCGATCCCGGGCCTCGGCGGCAGGACACGCGGACCCGACGGCAAGTGGTCCGCGGTGGGACGGGTGTTCACCGTGCCGGCGGTGACCGGCGGACCCGCGAAGTGGTACGTCCTGCTCGCCGACGGCCTGGCGGACCTCACCCCGACCCAGGCCACCCTGCTGCTGGCGGACCCCGTCATCAAGAAGGCGTACGGCCAGGCGGAGCCGCTGCCGAAGCCACTGGCTCCCGCGACCGCGAACGGGATGCGGCAGTCCGGCACGCGTCTGGACGGCAGCGGGCTGCCCACGACCATGCCGAAGATCATCCCGCCGTCGCCGACGAGCCCTCTCTGCGCCGTCTACTCCGACACGGAACGCGGCTCGACCCGGGCGGCGCTGACGGTCGGCAGCACGGCGCCCCTCCCTCAGCCGCCGAAGGGATGGTTCAACCAGAGCACCGTCGACCAGGTGACGCTCTCACCGGGCTCCGGCGCCCTGGTGGGGACGCTGCCGGGGAACGGCAGGACGGACTCCGTGACGTCGCTCTACCTGATCGGCGACCAGGGGCGGCGGCACGCCATCCTGTCCGCGAACGTGCTTCCGAGCCTCGGCTACTCGTCGGAGGACATCGCTCCGCTTCCGGCGCAGCTCGTGCACCTGATCCCCGAGGGCCCCGCGCTCGACCCCGCGGCCGCCCGCAATCCCGTCCAGGCCAACCCGTCGGCGACGGCTCCCCAGCAGCGGTAG
- a CDS encoding WXG100 family type VII secretion target — MGSEAKFLLIRSGAAVPEAGDVVASRSQIQKWLNDTAPTAVNDAGFAYGHAASTVDLACGAIQRVAKELAQVWGGDAAVEVQKAMQLLHATGTELSSKMEMMSTALRLYGETYLPEARAKTAGLAPDIGLIELPGTATESKDTKTARKVMRELNEKIVELYTIQVPLYVSYELPTVSLPGGTSEYKNVDYGGGPAYKDGSPGSGSQGTGGGGSSSRPGGSGGSGGSGSSGGGGTGGTGSDSSGANGPGSVGSGANGPGSGDPVGSSGPGQDGSGANGPGANGPGSTDPGANGPGADGSGGQGSGGPGSDGGTGKDGDGTVSPVIGGDERHDPRSTETASATQRPPTNLVSPPNTVGPTTNLPHITTSVPNVSPVLGGPGAGTGFPGAGSGAGGATSPVLSRGVMSNGASMAPFMPGMGGATGEKQEDRPRGPGLEEIHNVWGGGQGGTPPLLC, encoded by the coding sequence GGGTTCGCCTACGGGCACGCGGCGTCGACGGTCGATCTCGCCTGCGGCGCCATCCAGAGGGTCGCCAAGGAGCTCGCGCAGGTATGGGGCGGGGACGCCGCCGTCGAGGTCCAGAAGGCGATGCAGCTGCTGCACGCCACCGGAACCGAGCTGTCCTCCAAGATGGAGATGATGTCCACTGCTCTCCGGCTGTACGGCGAGACCTACCTTCCCGAGGCCAGGGCGAAGACTGCCGGGCTCGCTCCCGACATCGGCCTCATCGAGCTCCCCGGCACGGCGACGGAATCGAAGGACACCAAGACGGCGCGCAAGGTGATGCGCGAGCTGAACGAGAAGATCGTCGAGCTCTACACCATCCAGGTCCCCCTTTACGTGTCGTACGAGCTGCCGACCGTGTCGCTGCCGGGTGGCACGTCCGAGTACAAGAACGTCGACTACGGCGGGGGCCCGGCGTACAAGGACGGCTCACCCGGGTCCGGGTCGCAGGGCACAGGCGGGGGCGGGTCCTCCTCCCGGCCGGGAGGATCCGGTGGGTCGGGTGGGTCGGGTTCCTCCGGGGGTGGCGGAACGGGTGGTACGGGCTCGGACAGCTCGGGTGCGAACGGTCCGGGTTCCGTCGGTTCAGGGGCGAATGGTCCGGGGTCCGGTGACCCGGTGGGGTCCAGCGGTCCAGGTCAGGACGGTTCCGGCGCGAACGGCCCGGGAGCGAACGGCCCCGGCTCGACCGACCCGGGGGCGAACGGCCCCGGTGCGGACGGTTCCGGTGGCCAGGGGTCCGGTGGTCCGGGTTCGGACGGCGGCACCGGCAAGGACGGTGACGGCACCGTGTCGCCGGTGATCGGCGGGGACGAGAGACACGATCCGCGGAGCACCGAGACGGCGAGCGCCACCCAGCGGCCGCCGACGAATCTTGTGTCGCCGCCCAACACGGTCGGGCCGACGACCAATCTTCCGCACATCACGACCAGCGTTCCGAACGTCTCGCCGGTGCTGGGCGGGCCCGGAGCGGGCACCGGTTTTCCCGGAGCGGGGTCGGGGGCGGGAGGAGCGACCTCTCCGGTGCTGTCGCGGGGCGTGATGAGCAACGGCGCGTCGATGGCACCCTTCATGCCCGGTATGGGTGGCGCGACCGGTGAGAAGCAGGAAGACCGCCCGCGCGGTCCCGGGCTTGAGGAGATTCATAACGTCTGGGGCGGCGGCCAGGGAGGCACCCCTCCACTGCTCTGTTAG
- a CDS encoding WXG100 family type VII secretion target gives MEYEVDVWKYTGAVATTAAAALILKRRKALAIAAALGLMVSNPGSMKKCAQEWRESGTEVNLASLRDEITRLKNQIKADKHWEGEAYEAFSIVADAFIAALDENQKCRKGAADTLDQTALAYHAGADFAVVVAAAMSAMATAYVISAPFPQLRTAVNLMINPVLDRIDTVVKAVVKRKMTLVGGAGAILAVVNGFQYDQKHLFMGMKALPEKEPDFTQTGLQYDKKFGLRKKVIA, from the coding sequence GTGGAGTATGAAGTCGACGTCTGGAAATACACGGGGGCGGTGGCGACGACGGCCGCCGCCGCACTGATCCTCAAGCGCCGGAAGGCGTTGGCCATCGCCGCGGCGCTCGGCCTGATGGTGTCCAACCCGGGCAGCATGAAGAAATGCGCGCAGGAATGGCGAGAGAGCGGCACCGAGGTCAATCTCGCATCTCTCAGAGACGAGATAACCCGTCTGAAGAATCAGATCAAGGCGGACAAGCACTGGGAAGGCGAAGCCTACGAGGCCTTCAGCATCGTGGCGGACGCCTTCATCGCGGCGCTGGACGAGAACCAGAAATGTCGCAAGGGCGCAGCCGACACACTTGACCAGACGGCGCTCGCCTATCACGCGGGCGCCGATTTCGCCGTCGTCGTGGCCGCGGCGATGAGCGCGATGGCGACGGCCTACGTCATCAGCGCCCCCTTCCCTCAGTTAAGGACGGCGGTGAATCTTATGATCAACCCCGTCCTCGACAGGATCGACACTGTCGTCAAAGCCGTCGTCAAGAGGAAGATGACGCTCGTCGGCGGCGCCGGGGCCATCCTCGCGGTGGTCAACGGCTTCCAGTACGACCAGAAGCATCTGTTCATGGGGATGAAGGCCCTGCCGGAGAAGGAGCCCGACTTCACCCAGACAGGCCTGCAGTACGACAAGAAGTTCGGCCTGAGGAAGAAGGTCATCGCTTAG